The Aspergillus fumigatus Af293 chromosome 5, whole genome shotgun sequence nucleotide sequence CAAAAAAAAGTCCGTGCTACGCTAGTTCGCATAGAAGAACATCGCTTACACTTGGTGCTGCCAGTAGGATTTGTGCTAGTTAGATTATGATATTGCCCATGCTTGCTGAACCAGGATAATAAAATACGCAGCATGATATTGAAGTAAAGTGTTTATAATCAGACCGCAAGACTTGTATGTGCTATTTCCGATCTTGTTGAAAGCCAATTTGCATACAGAGACGTCCTAGAGAATGGCTAATTTCTAGTAGCAGGTCAATATTTTCTGGCCTTGCTATATATTGTATCCGTTATATTTCAACACGTGGAACACATGGTCGTTTAGCAAGCCCCGCAGGATCCTTAGACGCATTTTCTCTTGACATTGTACTAAATCTGAGAGATACCTCCCTCTTTCATTGCCCAGGGCATGTATGGGCTCCAGTGCTCTGCTAGAGAAGCTGAAAAGTCTCCAATATGCATGACTTAGGTGTCCCACAAGGCACACCAACTAGATTATGGCTTGTGCACTGGACTGCGCCGCAATCCGAAAAGTCAGGGATTAAATTGACGCGATGTAACAGTCCACACTGTATTCTGTATATCGTGGGAGTTTGATTGGTTAAGCAGCTATCACGAGTTGAGTATACAGGGAGGCTCAGTATTGTTGTCATGGCCGGCCAACTGTATCCCCAAACAACATGCTGTGGGATACCTACATCGTCTACAGCAGATGTCGGGCGAACTAGGGCCAGGATTCAACTAAGTATCCGATTTATCCGGTATCTGTTGAAACTTTCTCCGTGCAAGTTCCTGAGAGCACCAAATGTGCCTCGGACATATACTTATGCAAATCGGGGAGTAGATAGGTCGCGGGCTCCGGCTGAGACAATAAAAGCACAATACACATATTAAGCGCTGGAACTGTGATAGACTTGGTTGTAAAACGCCTGGCGCCTTGCAGCATATAGCGCACCATACAAAAGGAGATAACCTCCCATTTCGATACGAATCCCCGCCCACTCCGCCCAGCAGAGTGCGAATGCGAAGGCTAATGTGACCTCGAAAGCGACCGAGTCCCATGTTTCGGGCTCGAGCGCCTTCCATGGCCATGAGCATGTCTGTGTCGGCGCCCTTGCCCATACCCCAGCCCAGCCTCACCAGCACCAACTTCACCCGCCCCCCTGGTCACAAACCCAGCGAACACCAAAACAATCGCCGCGAGCAACTCGGGGCAAAACCCCAACACAACACGAACAGCCAAACTCCCTGTCGTTGGGTTTAGATCCGCGCGCTGTGTGAATTCCGCGACAAGCATGTATACCACTGAAATCTCGACGAGGGcaagggcgaggaggttGCCGGTTAGGAGCTGTCTCGAGGCATCTTTGTGTTAGCATATACcattctccgtctccagacCAGACAATCATATCAACGATCTATCTGGAAAAAGGAAGGGGATGAGCATACCAACCACCCCTCCCTCGCGGCCAAGCCCGCCTGTGCACCTTGGTTTCTAGCACTTTTCCTCCCCCCACCCGTCCCATTCCAAAGAGTCCACAGCCCCCACAAAGCGAGCACACCCCACGAAACCTCCAACAGCACCATACCGACCTTGATATTGGATAAATCACTGGGCTTAGGCGTATCGCCCAACAACCCGCCAGCACCAACCCCGACCATTGCAACCCCCGTCGCAACGAGGACATGGATGAGCGCCATGAACGTCCATTCGGTTCGTTTGCTCGGGGATAAACAGTAGATTCTCCTAAATCACAATGAGACACATATGAGATATTGCATTGGCTCTTGCTCCTGGATGAATGGACAGGAAATAGGGCTCGGTGCGTTGGGTCAGTTTTTGGGTAACATACGCCTCATGCAACACCCCGTCTAtcgagagcagcagcggcgagAGCCCGATACTGGATATTATCCGGGAGCCCGCGTTATGCGGATCATTGAGGCCCATGGCGGCACCGGTTACGCGAAGAACGCAGAAGGCAAGGAGGTAGAGCCAGGCGAGGAGGCCATGGTGGCCATGGCGGTAGAGGAGGTAGAGAGTTGGAAGTGTTAGGGGGGCGTAGAGGGCGAGTTGCGCGATGAGGAGTCCGGATGTCATCTTCACTCATTCAGTGTAGGAGATGGGTGATGTTGGTGCAGTGCAGGTTTAGGAGAGATACGGGGAGATGGATTGGGGCAGAGTAAAAGGTAGACAAATAATCCATTTTAGGCAACCAGTTCTAGGCCATATAGTTAAGATGCCAGCCAAGAGGCCCAAGGCGCAGGGCCGAGACGCTACTAAACGAGACCGAGAATCCTTGTCAGTCAGAGCCAATCCTCTGCGACGCCTCATGCAAGGGTTCACGAACTAAATCCAAACAGGCAATCCAGACAAAAAGCTTGAACCAAACAAGACCAGCAGATTTAAGTGCCACcacctttcttcttcttctcctggccTCCTTCGATCAAAGAAAGATACCTCCCCAACGCGGTAATAGGAAAATAAACTCGATACAGCGTATACGAGATGTAGAAATGGTTGGGAAACCCCGTACTCGTGAATTCGCGCTCTGTCCACGCCGCCGCCCCACCGTCACCCTGACTCAAGGTATCATCCTGCGTATCCACCAAATGCCTCACCCCACGCTGCACAGACCGATCCTCGCCCCCACAGACTGTCAAAATACCCATAAGCGCCCATGCTGTCTGCGAGGGCGTGGAAGGCCCACACCCGGCCCGCCAGGGCTCGCGGTACGAGAGGAGGGACTCACCCCATCCGCCGTCGGAGTTTTGGACTTGCTTTAGCCACTTCACTGCACGAGCCGCCATGGCTTGGATTTCCGGCGCGAACTTCGGGTCGTGCTTGAAATACTGCAGTCCGCACAGAACAAGGCATGTACCATAGACATAGTTGACCGCCCACCGGCCGTACCAGGTGCCCGTTGCTTCCTGAGAGCGGATGAGGTAGGGAATTGCGCGGGCGCAGGCGGTGTTGATGATTTGGAGGAGGTGCGCGTCGGCTGCCGCATCCCCCTCTCCATCGGGATATCCATATTTCTCCCCATTTTCGGCATTCTCGGCCGGACGCATCAGCAAATCGCGCAGCATGCCCAAACACTCAATCGTCCGCCCCGTCACATCCGGCGTGCTCGGATCACAAAGACTTTCCATATCGCTAAACGGGATCTTGTTCAGAAACAGCTGGTTATTTTCATGGTCGAACGCTGCCCACCCGCCATCGGCATTCTGCATGCCTACAATCCACAGCACCGCATCGCGCACGAGTCTCGATCGCGCGGTGGCCGGGTCATGCGTCAAGAAGGCGAGAACGGCCGCGGCCGTATCATCGATATCCGGGTACCACGTGTTATGGTATTCGAACGCCCACCCACCGACGGGGATGTTGGGCTTGTAGACGCGCTAGTCGCCCTCGGGCCCACGGTGCTGATTCTCGGCCGTCCAGGCCAGGGCGTCGGCGATGCGAGGGTCCAATTTGATGCCCAGGGAGGCGGGAGTATCTTGCAATGCGCGGATCATGAGTACCGTGTCCCAGACGGGGGAGATGCAGCATTGGAGACGCTTGCCACGGTTGTCGGCCCAGGTGAAGCGTTCGATGGCTGCTAGACCGAGTTGGATAGGCTCGTCGTGTAACTTGTACCCCTCGAGCAAAAGGGCCTTGATACCCGCGTGCATAGGCGGGATGATACCTGCCCAGTCGCCGGCTTTCTCTTGGTGCTGCAGGATCCACTGGACACAGCGACGGCGCGCGTAACCTCTTGTAGGGCTGCGGCGGAGCCCGCCCAGGTAAGAGAGGGCTTTGTCGAGTATGGTAAAGACAAAAGCGACGGGGTCGGTAGGGTCTGAGGAGCCGTAGGGGAGGGGCTTTGTGGCCGGGTCCAGCCAGAGCTCATCCAGGAACGGGTTTTGCTTGTGTAGCCCGTTGGGAAGCGGGTAGAGGGGTCGGTGGTGGGCGATTATGAGGAGCGGGACTACGTTGCTGCGTGCCCATGAGGCAAGGCGGTAGATGCTGATGGGGAAGTGAGCTGGGACAAGAATAAACTCTGCGGGCAGCTGGGGTATGGCAGTCCAAGGGACCAGGCCGAACTCTGCGAAGAAGATGCGGGTGAACATGCGCATCTTGGAGAGCCCGCCGGCGGCCCGGATGAAGGTTCGCGCTCGGTACAGCTCAGGGCTGTCTGTGGACATTCCTATGATTCTCAGGGCCAGGTATGCCTCTGCGCTTGTGGAGATGTCGCCGGGGTAGTTGGGCGCGATGCCCCAGGAGCCGTCGGAGTTTTGCTGCAAGAGCAGCCATTGGCGGTATTGGCTGCCTTCGCCGGGGTCGATGTGTTGGTAGAGAACATAAAGAAAGAAGATGTGCTCGCAGGTCACGGTCACGTTAGACTCGAGCTCGCCGCACCAGTGGcggttggagaagatctcccaGGCGTAGTTGGTTGCTTTGGTCAAGGCTGTCCTGGCTTGGGCTTCGAGGGGCTTGCTGGCTTCTGTAGTTGCCATGGTTGCCGTAGTGGCCATCGTAGTCGTCAAGGTTGCCATGGTCAGTGATACCGAGCAAAAGAAGCAGGGTGATGAGCAGAGACCCTTAAGTACTCGATCAACCGTCCGTCTCGTTCCCCTCAGAACTAGACCGGTCTGGTTGTCATCGCCTGCGTAAGCGTACCATCATTAGGGGCTAGCCTGTAAGTTTGGTTCTTCTCCATTCCAGGCCAGGGCCTAATCATTACAATTCTTCCAATACGAAGGGTTACATCAGGCTAATAGTGAGGGTGCTGAATCATCACCACATCAGCTTACGACTATGCAGTGCTATCTGGACATCTATTGGAGGCTCCCTTATCGCACCCAACATCCGTAAATGACTCACGAGAAATGGAGCAGATTCAGCCGAAACCCATACCGCAGCTTGTCGGCTTTCCTCTGTTACCAAAAAGAAAGTACCATACAGATATCGACCCTAATCCGGACAGGGGAGAGGGCAGAAAGGCTATATAAACTTACAAACATCCACCTTCACATCCACCACATCATTTACCCAATTTAACTCCTCCTGCCTAATTTCAACCCTGTATGGAACAATTGCCATCATGTATACAGCCCTTGGCCTAGCCGTCTTCACCGCCCTTTTTCACTACACCATCGTGCTGGCAATCAACCACTACCGGACCCGCGAAATCCTATCCCAGCTCGTAAAAGCGCACAATTGCTGCCCTCCAAAGACTGAACGCCCCTGGGACATCCTGGGTCTGGTCAAGATCTACTCGTCGACCAAACACCTGCTCAATGAAACCGCGCTGAGCAACGTCTCCGCCCTCTTCAAATGCTACGGCGACACCTACGCCTCGCGCATCCTCACCCAGCGGGTGTACTTCACCTGCGACCCACGAAACATTAGGCATGTCCTAATCAATAGGTTCAGCGACTTTGACGCGTCGGATGTACGCGCCCACCTCTTCGCCCCCATTACGCCGCACGGCATCTTTGCTGTGGACGGGGCGGAGTGGAAAGAGGCCAGAAGTTTGTATGCGGACATCTTCTCGGCAACCAGGAAAATCTTTGATCTTCAGTTGCAGGAGGATGGCTTCCAGGGCTTGATTAAGCAGATCCCGCGGGGCCAGGCCATGGACCTGGCGCCGCTGTTTCTGAAGCTGGTACTGGATGTGAACAGTGCGTTTGCGATGGGAACTGGGCTGGACACGCTCAAACAGGATCAGTCActggaaaagaaagaagtgGCCGAAGCGCTAATGTACGCCAAGAAGATTATGGCGCGGGACGGGTTTCTGGGCCCGTTGCATTATCTCCTAAGTCGCAAGGACTTTTATGCGGCTTGTGAGACTGTCAAGGCGTATGTGGAGAAGGTTGTGAGGAAGGAAATGACGGCGAGGGAGTATCAGAAGCAGTCCAATGCAGCCACAGTGGACGACGAGCGTCAGAAGCGAACGCAGAGTCTCCTGTCACGGATCCTGGATAATACCAACGACGTCCATGCTGTCCGTGACGCGGTTGTCACAATACTGATTGCGGGCACAGACTCCGTGGCTAGTATGTTGTCCACCACGTTCTATCTCCTCGCACGCCATGAGCGCGTGTATGCAAAGCTGCGCCAGGAAATCTTGGACACGATCGGCACCGAGCCCCCGACATACGACAACATCAGGAAGGCCACTTATCTCCGCTACGTTTTCAACGAAGGTGGGTCAGCGTACTTACCTGGAAAATACACCAGCTTGCAAACTGACTGAACCTCTAGCAATGCGCGTCTATCCGCCGGTCCCCTTCAACGCCCGCACCGCCAACCGGGACACCTACCTGCCAGCGGGTGGGGGTCCAGACGGGCAATCGGGTGTGCTCATCCGCAAGGGCCAGCGAGTCATCTTCGCCTCGTGGGGCAGCCACCGGAGTACGCGCTCATTTGGGGCTGATGCGCTCGAGTTCCGGCCCGAGAGATGGGAGGGGCTGAAGAGTGAGTCGTTGGGTTACATCCCCTTTAGCGCGGGCCCGAGGGTGTGTCTAGGCCGTGAGTGATAATCCCTTCCATATATGCCTTTCTTGTTCGTGACGACGATGCTGATAGCAGTGGCGAGGGTGGTAGAACAATACGCGCTGCTCGAGGCGTCGTACGCGACGATCCGGATTATTCAGACCTTTGAACGGCTTGAAAACAGAGATGTGCGCCCGTGGACGGAGAAGATTGGCTTGAACTTGTCGAACAAGAATGGGGTGCTTGTGGAATTGGTGCACTGAAGTCGTGGAATACAGGCATATGCGTGTCTGGCGAGACTGCAGGGGGCCGCTAGACGTAGTTAGGTAGCCAATCAGGGAGCACTCACATGAAGATGGCTTGAAGACTACTTAATATGATTGGTAACACCCTTGTTCAAGCCTTGCCCAGTCTGCTCAAGCTTGCCCAAGCCTTGACAGGGGCCAGAATCCTCCGCCAAAATCTCACCGGCGCCAACACGGACAACCCCTCTCTTATATTATTTTGGTCCCTCAATATGTGATTATGCCGCATCATCACGACAAGGATGGCTAGATGAGACGCCAGAGCTGGGAATTGGCCCCAAGACCGAGACCGAAACCGAGACCGAGTATCCCTGTCGCGCTGTAAGTATGGCATCATAGACAAGAGCTGGTCTAATTTCGATAGAGACAATCGGGAAGCAGACATATCTCCAACACTCCTGTAGGGCTATGTTGTATCGTAGAATGTAGTGGATATCAACTCTCTTGCGTCCACCCTGGGTGAATTCGAAATCACAATTGCTTCTAAACCACACTGCAGACAAAATGGCCATCCcaacaaaagaaaggggTAGCCGCCTCACTGACGCCGATATTCTATCCGATCTCCAAATGTACAAGCCCGTCACCGATTCAGACACCCGCAATGTTTGGGCCTTCTGGGACAAAGGCTTATCCAACAGCCCTGCATGGAACCAGCGGAATGTCATTAGTTGGGTCCGACGGCTCAGTCCCAAATGGACAGTCCGAGTCTTAGACCTCGTCGAGGGCTCACCCAACCATGTGTCCCAGTTTATTCCACGAGAAATGCTCACAGATGTCTTCTGGAATCGAACAATGACGGGTCCTCATGTAGGACAGCATAGCTCTGACCTTATCCGCCTACCGCTACTCTACCTCTATGGCGGAGTGTGGCTGGACGTCGGGATGCTTCTGTTCCGGTCGCTGGACGCCCTGTGCTGGAATGCCTTGGAAGATCCCGAGACTCCGTACGAGGTGGCGGCGTTCAAGGTCTCCATGGGCCCCGAGTTATCCTTCCTGTTCAACGGGTTCATTGCGGCGCGGCGGGGAAGTGTCTGCATCAAGTATTGGCATGAGATTTTCCGCACGCTGTGGGATGGCGCAACGAGCTGTGCGGGGATGCATTCACACCCGCTGCTGGCGCATCTGCCGGTCTACGAACCGCCCTCGTTGAACGGAAAGCGCCCACCGTTCATGTATGCGCAGTTCGCAGATTACCTCGCCCAGGTCTTTTGTCTGGAACGGCTGAGGCACCTGGTTGACTCCAAAACGGGATGGGACGGACCAAAGTTCTTCGAAGAGAAGGTTTTGCTCTTTGATTGTGTGACAGAAGCGTACTGGGCGCAGAGATTGACGGACTGGAATGGGAGGAAGCAGTATGAGTTGTTGGACTTGCAACGCGGCGAGGACGGTTTGGACAATGCGCGAGTGAAGGAGGCTGAGGCACTTGTCCAAGGTGTGCTGAGCATGTCATCGACAATGAAGCTATCACATGGCCTTGTTACTGCAGGCCGAGAGTACTTAGCTGATATATGGGACAGTCCGAAGAACCACGACGCGGATATCAGACCAGGGACGTTTGCAGCGTATTTGCGAGAGGCCAGCGAGACGTTTGAGCAGACAAAAGAGCTGGTGCCGCTTAGGATGCCTGTGATCGAGAAGGCGCTGCTTCGGGCGGGAGTCACAGAGGTGGTTAGATAGCGAGTTGTGTTTGATGTGTGCCATGAGATATAGTTATTTCCACTGGCCAGGACATTAGACGTTCCCAATGGGCAGGAAGGCTCGGTTGAAGAGTCATGATGTATTTGTGTGCAGCGTCTCCGATCCACCATATGTCACGTAATGGTGCGGACAAGGCTAGAAAGTAAGCTAGAACCACCAAAGCGCGAGGTCTCCTCTTCTCGAGTAAGTCAATAAACCCAGCTGTCACGAACAAAGGGAAGACCATGAGCCGGCGACAGCTGATTTGCGGATGTTCCTTTGCTTCCATGGCCAGCCAGGTGGCGTTGATATGCGCGACGGCCCCTCGATATGCTTCTAGCGCCgtctcgtcatcctcgtcgtcgggCACAGTCGGAAGCAGGAAGGAAAATGATCCAGCATCAGAACTCGTCCGCAAGGGCATAGGAAAGGTATCAATAATACACCAGATATTCGGGGGATGAGTATTATGTCTCACAATCTCCATGGCCGCGTCAAAGACGGCTACCGACCCGCGCACTAGACGCATCCATTCACTTACCTGTTCGTAAGAAACCACATGACGACTTTGTAAAGTAGCAAATACATCGATCTGTAACAGGATGCTCGTAAAGCACACCGCATCCGCGGTCTGCGTAGTTATGCCGCCGATACAGAGTCGATGTTCGCGCAAAGCCTGCTCGAGGAAATTGCAGTGGATGTCCGGCAAGCCAGCTTCGTCTGGGTTGACTTTGGACAGATGCAGGGCAGCGATTGCGAAGACGGCGTGCAGGAGCGGTTTGTAACTGAATGCGAGTCGGGGCACGTCGATCGACCAACAGTCTTTGATACGCTTCAGGTGGGCGCCGGGCATAGTAGCGCTGGTGAATAGAGTAAAGTGATGCAGCAAGCGCAGCTCCATATGTGCGTCATTACTGGGATCCGATGGACTGGGCTCGAGTGGGCGAGATTGGATCCCGGTTGAGGGGGGGATCGCTCCCTCCTCAGCGGGCCTGTCATAAACACAGGGGATCCCATGACGATGGCAGTCGCGACACACAGGTCGCGATTCATCACACTACATCAGTCAGGACAGATTTTGTAGCAATGGATCCACCGTACCTTTACTCGTCGGGCGCGACATCGCTGACATCCGGTCCTGGACTTACGGTGGGCGAGACGGGGGCctttgcgcttcttgcggTTGTACGAGTCCCTTTCGCTTTGGTTGTGGCCTCgtggcgaagaggacgagtTACTGTCTGGGATGGCCGAGGTCATCTTGCTTCGGTCCAACATGTCATGGCGATGGAGTTCCAGCGCAGCGATGACATATCCTGGGGTCTTTCGGATTCGGTGAAGAGGAGCGAAGCCTTCCTCAGTTTGTCTAGCGGGAACCACGATCGCCGAATGGTTGACCTGTGGGTACTTGCCTCCAAAAATGGAAAGACGGGCCAGCAGAAGGTACTGGAAGTAGTAGGTAAGTTACCTGAATATTAAACTCCTCTTAAAGTAGGCAATAATAAATAGTAGCACGTCCCACCCAGATAGGTGTAGGCCGCCAGTTATTGAGTGTAACAAAAGTTCCTGATGGACGGGGGCCGCCCTCACTAGCAACTCCCGGTCTTAATGTAATCAATCCACCGCCGAGCTGACCAACCACCCCCCTGCGAGCCGATCACCCCTCGTCTGATTTCTACGCGTTTGAACATTTGAAGCCATCCAAATCAACTAAAATGATATACTTTTCATTAGATCTAGCTAGTGCAGTGTGTAGCGCAGCTAGATCCAGTATGTCTAATAATGAAGTAATTAGAACCCCTTAGTGGCGTGTATTTAGAAGGTTCTAAGGTAAACGCTTGGAACCACTAACTCACTGACCCCTAACGTAATTCCCAGACGAGCCGGACACTCCATCACATTTCAATGTTTTTACACCTTCGATGCTATCAAAACAGCTACCATGCCACAAAAATCATGTCAAACCTCTCAAAATCTAGTATATCAAGAGGGGAGGATCTTATTAGCAATATCATCTTTGAAAAAGCAGGAAATTCAAAGTATCACCATGCTGCAGAGATATTCAACGTGCCTAAGTCAACCCTCTACAATGACTTCATGGATGCCAATATTAATTGAAGAAATGC carries:
- a CDS encoding squalene hopane cyclase afumA, encoding MATLTTTMATTATMATTEASKPLEAQARTALTKATNYAWEIFSNRHWCGELESNVTVTCEHIFFLYVLYQHIDPGEGSQYRQWLLLQQNSDGSWGIAPNYPGDISTSAEAYLALRIIGMSTDSPELYRARTFIRAAGGLSKMRMFTRIFFAEFGLVPWTAIPQLPAEFILVPAHFPISIYRLASWARSNVVPLLIIAHHRPLYPLPNGLHKQNPFLDELWLDPATKPLPYGSSDPTDPVAFVFTILDKALSYLGGLRRSPTRGYARRRCVQWILQHQEKAGDWAGIIPPMHAGIKALLLEGYKLHDEPIQLGLAAIERFTWADNRGKRLQCCISPVWDTRVYKPNIPVGGWAFEYHNTWYPDIDDTAAAVLAFLTHDPATARSRLVRDAVLWIVGMQNADGGWAAFDHENNQLFLNKIPFSDMESLCDPSTPDVTGRTIECLGMLRDLLMRPAENAENGEKYGYPDGEGDAAADAHLLQIINTACARAIPYLIRSQEATGTWYGRWAVNYVYGTCLVLCGLQYFKHDPKFAPEIQAMAARAVKWLKQVQNSDGGWGESLLSYREPWRAGCGPSTPSQTAWALMGILTVCGGEDRSVQRGVRHLVDTQDDTLSQGDGGAAAWTEREFTSTGFPNHFYISYTLYRVYFPITALGRYLSLIEGGQEKKKKGGGT
- a CDS encoding cytochrome P450 monooxygenase afumB — protein: MYTALGLAVFTALFHYTIVLAINHYRTREILSQLVKAHNCCPPKTERPWDILGLVKIYSSTKHLLNETALSNVSALFKCYGDTYASRILTQRVYFTCDPRNIRHVLINRFSDFDASDVRAHLFAPITPHGIFAVDGAEWKEARSLYADIFSATRKIFDLQLQEDGFQGLIKQIPRGQAMDLAPLFLKLVLDVNSAFAMGTGLDTLKQDQSLEKKEVAEALMYAKKIMARDGFLGPLHYLLSRKDFYAACETVKAYVEKVVRKEMTAREYQKQSNAATVDDERQKRTQSLLSRILDNTNDVHAVRDAVVTILIAGTDSVASMLSTTFYLLARHERVYAKLRQEILDTIGTEPPTYDNIRKATYLRYVFNEAMRVYPPVPFNARTANRDTYLPAGGGPDGQSGVLIRKGQRVIFASWGSHRSTRSFGADALEFRPERWEGLKSESLGYIPFSAGPRVCLGQQYALLEASYATIRIIQTFERLENRDVRPWTEKIGLNLSNKNGVLVELVH
- a CDS encoding glycosyltransferase — protein: MAIPTKERGSRLTDADILSDLQMYKPVTDSDTRNVWAFWDKGLSNSPAWNQRNVISWVRRLSPKWTVRVLDLVEGSPNHVSQFIPREMLTDVFWNRTMTGPHVGQHSSDLIRLPLLYLYGGVWLDVGMLLFRSLDALCWNALEDPETPYEVAAFKVSMGPELSFLFNGFIAARRGSVCIKYWHEIFRTLWDGATSCAGMHSHPLLAHLPVYEPPSLNGKRPPFMYAQFADYLAQVFCLERLRHLVDSKTGWDGPKFFEEKVLLFDCVTEAYWAQRLTDWNGRKQYELLDLQRGEDGLDNARVKEAEALVQGVLSMSSTMKLSHGLVTAGREYLADIWDSPKNHDADIRPGTFAAYLREASETFEQTKELVPLRMPVIEKALLRAGVTEVVR
- a CDS encoding Zn(II)2Cys6 domain-containing transcription factor afumD encodes the protein MLDRSKMTSAIPDSNSSSSPRGHNQSERDSYNRKKRKGPRLAHRKSRTGCQRCRARRVKCDESRPVCRDCHRHGIPCVYDRPAEEGAIPPSTGIQSRPLEPSPSDPSNDAHMELRLLHHFTLFTSATMPGAHLKRIKDCWSIDVPRLAFSYKPLLHAVFAIAALHLSKVNPDEAGLPDIHCNFLEQALREHRLCIGGITTQTADAVCFTSILLQIDVFATLQSRHVVSYEQVSEWMRLVRGSVAVFDAAMEIVRHNTHPPNIWCIIDTFPMPLRTSSDAGSFSFLLPTVPDDEDDETALEAYRGAVAHINATWLAMEAKEHPQISCRRLMVFPLFVTAGFIDLLEKRRPRALVPCPHHYVTYGGSETLHTNTS